From Rhodococcus antarcticus, the proteins below share one genomic window:
- the uvrC gene encoding excinuclease ABC subunit UvrC: MPDPSTYRPATGTIPEEPGVYKFRDPHGRVVYVGKAKSLRQRLNSYFADLAGLHPRTRQMVTTAASVEWTVVGTEVEALQLEYNWIKEFDPRFNVRYRDDKSYPMLAVTLNEAYPRLFVYRGPRRKGVRYFGPYPHAWAIRETLDTLLRVFPARTCSTGVFKRHNQIGRPCLLGYIGKCSAPCVGTVDQATHRQTVEDFCDFLAGRTDKLVRQLERQMVQASDELDFEKAARLRDDAGALKRAMEKQAVVLGDGTDADLVAFASDDLEAAVQVFHVRGGRVRGQRGWVVEKSGDADDVPALVEQFLTQFYGQEAALVADDPKARPVPREVLVPELPADAPALEEWLSSLRGSRVDLRVPQRGDKRALAETVARNAAEAFSQHKLKRAGDLTSRSQALQGIQELLGLGTAPLRIECVDVSHVQGTDVVASLVVFEDGLPRKSDYRHYAIKEAAGDGHSDDVASIAEVTRRRFLRHTSPPTPELEAVAAPVEGPTPGIDPDTGRPRRFAYPPNLYVVDGGQPQVTAAAAVLDELGVTDVAVIGLAKRLEEVWVAGEDDPLILPRTSEALYLLQRVRDEAHRFAITFHRSKRSKRMTTSALDSVRGLGESRRTALVSHFGSVARLQQASVEQITEVPGIGVSTATAVLAALNGPAPQGETA, from the coding sequence GTGCCCGACCCGTCCACGTACCGCCCGGCGACCGGCACCATCCCGGAGGAGCCCGGGGTCTACAAGTTCCGCGACCCGCACGGCCGCGTGGTGTACGTCGGCAAGGCCAAGAGCCTGCGCCAGCGGCTGAACAGCTACTTCGCCGACCTCGCCGGCCTGCACCCGCGCACCCGCCAGATGGTGACCACGGCCGCGTCCGTCGAGTGGACCGTCGTCGGCACCGAGGTCGAGGCGCTCCAGCTCGAGTACAACTGGATCAAGGAGTTCGACCCGCGGTTCAACGTTCGCTACCGCGACGACAAGAGCTACCCGATGCTCGCGGTGACCCTCAACGAGGCCTACCCCCGGCTGTTCGTCTACCGGGGGCCACGTCGCAAGGGGGTGCGCTACTTCGGCCCGTACCCGCACGCCTGGGCCATCCGCGAGACCCTGGACACGCTGCTGCGGGTCTTCCCCGCACGCACCTGCTCCACCGGGGTGTTCAAGCGCCACAACCAGATCGGGAGGCCCTGCCTGCTCGGCTACATCGGCAAGTGCTCGGCGCCCTGCGTCGGCACGGTCGACCAGGCCACCCACCGGCAGACGGTCGAGGACTTCTGCGACTTCCTGGCCGGGCGCACCGACAAGCTCGTCCGCCAGCTCGAGCGCCAGATGGTGCAGGCCTCCGACGAGCTGGACTTCGAGAAGGCCGCCCGCCTGCGCGACGACGCGGGCGCGCTCAAGCGGGCCATGGAGAAGCAGGCCGTGGTCCTCGGCGACGGCACCGACGCCGACCTCGTGGCGTTCGCCTCCGACGACCTCGAGGCCGCCGTGCAGGTCTTCCACGTCCGGGGTGGCCGGGTCCGCGGCCAGCGCGGGTGGGTGGTCGAGAAGTCCGGGGACGCCGACGACGTGCCGGCGCTGGTCGAGCAGTTCCTCACCCAGTTCTACGGACAGGAGGCGGCCCTCGTCGCCGACGACCCGAAGGCCAGGCCCGTCCCGAGGGAGGTGCTGGTGCCCGAGCTGCCGGCCGACGCCCCGGCGCTGGAGGAGTGGCTCAGCTCGCTGCGCGGGTCCCGGGTGGACCTGCGGGTGCCGCAGCGCGGGGACAAGCGGGCCCTGGCGGAGACCGTCGCCCGCAACGCCGCCGAAGCCTTCTCCCAGCACAAGCTCAAGCGCGCCGGGGACCTCACCTCGCGCTCGCAGGCCCTGCAGGGCATCCAGGAGCTGCTCGGGCTGGGGACCGCCCCGCTGCGGATCGAGTGCGTGGACGTCAGCCACGTGCAGGGCACCGACGTCGTCGCGTCCCTGGTGGTGTTCGAGGACGGGCTGCCCCGCAAGTCGGACTACCGGCACTACGCGATCAAGGAGGCCGCCGGCGACGGGCACTCCGACGACGTCGCGAGCATCGCCGAGGTCACCCGGCGGAGGTTCCTGCGGCACACGAGCCCACCCACTCCCGAGCTCGAGGCGGTGGCTGCACCCGTCGAGGGCCCCACCCCGGGCATCGACCCCGACACCGGTCGACCACGACGCTTCGCCTACCCGCCCAACCTCTACGTGGTGGACGGTGGTCAGCCGCAGGTCACCGCAGCGGCAGCCGTGCTCGACGAGCTGGGCGTCACCGACGTTGCGGTCATCGGGCTGGCCAAGCGGCTGGAGGAGGTGTGGGTGGCCGGCGAGGACGACCCGCTGATCCTGCCGCGCACCTCCGAGGCGCTCTACCTGCTGCAACGGGTGCGCGACGAAGCGCACCGCTTCGCCATCACGTTCCACCGCAGCAAGCGCAGCAAGCGGATGACGACCTCCGCGCTGGACTCCGTGCGAGGCCTGGGGGAGAGTCGTCGCACCGCGCTGGTGTCCCACTTCGGGTCGGTGGCGCGGCTCCAGCAGGCCAGCGTCGAGCAGATCACCGAGGTGCCCGGCATCGGCGTCTCCACCGCGACCGCGGTGCTGGCGGCGCTGAACGGACCGGCACCACAGGGGGAGACGGCGTGA
- a CDS encoding Rieske (2Fe-2S) protein has protein sequence MSGPPLNRRTAVCGLLLGLVAPGTLAACASGVAAPTVDSAPGTVLAELSAVPVGGGAVVDGPSGKVLLVQEVAGTVTGYSARCPHAGVTVNPPVDGVVVCPAHGSRFDPATGDVTQGPAQRGLTPLAVAVSGTQVVIA, from the coding sequence GTGAGCGGGCCCCCGCTGAACCGGCGCACCGCGGTCTGCGGGCTGCTCCTCGGGCTGGTGGCTCCGGGCACGCTGGCCGCGTGCGCCAGCGGCGTCGCCGCCCCGACCGTCGACTCCGCACCGGGCACCGTGCTGGCCGAGCTCTCCGCCGTGCCCGTGGGCGGAGGAGCGGTGGTCGACGGCCCGTCCGGCAAGGTCCTGCTGGTGCAGGAGGTCGCCGGCACCGTCACCGGCTACTCCGCGCGCTGCCCGCACGCCGGGGTCACCGTGAACCCGCCGGTGGACGGCGTCGTGGTCTGCCCAGCCCACGGCAGCCGGTTCGACCCGGCCACGGGGGACGTCACCCAGGGGCCCGCCCAGCGCGGGCTCACCCCGCTCGCGGTGGCCGTCTCCGGGACGCAGGTCGTCATCGCCTGA